The Shewanella pealeana ATCC 700345 genome contains the following window.
ATTTAAGCTGGCTAAACTTAATTCAATCAAGGATTCATTTTCGGCATTGAGCTGTTGGCATTCGGCTAATAATTGCTTGGTATTAGCTACTTGCTGCGATAGCTCTGGGTCGGTCTTTAACAAGGCTAGATCGGGCTGCTGTGCAATTATCTCATCATTTTGTTTAAGACTCGCCAATAGATTTGCCTTAGTGCTAGCTAACGACAATAAAACATCGGCCTGCTGTGCGTGCAAAGCCTGTTTCTCTTGGCTGATCAATTCTTTTAGCTCGGTCAGCACTTGGTGTTGTGAGCTAATGAGTTGAGATAAATTAGTCATAATGGCCTGTCTATTTTGAGTCAAACGTGTTGGTTACTTTTTATTTTGTAGAGCCCAGTGACCGCGACGTTGTAAACGAAAGCTGGAACACAGGGCTTAACTTAAATCTTTAAGATCATTCTCAAAGCTAGCGATGTTAGTTGCCAGTTTTTCAGGATCGATTTTATAACGACCTTCAGCTATTGCCGCTTTGATTGCATCTACTTTCTTTTGATCGATTTCAGGCATGTCAGCCATCTTAGTCTGTACGTTTTGGATTTGCTGAGCCTGCGCCGTAATCGACACTGAATCAGTTTTCTGTGCGCTTTGAGCCGGCGCCGACGGTGCGGTTTGAGCCGGTGCACCTTTCGCATTCATACCCATGCCAATACGAGTATTGGCATGGGTATTTACTTGTTTAATATCAATAGCCATTTTGAGATCCAACAGTTAATAAAGAGAGTTTATTACACATGCTATCGGCAGCATGACTCAATACTTTAGGATTTTTTCATTCATACACTCTTACATTTTACATTCTTACTTCGACTTGGCCAACGCCAGTGACACGTGCATCGAGTTTTTTATGTGAATGACTATTTTTAATCCGAATTTTATCGCCAACGTTACCATCATGCAGTGCTTCACCGACGGTTTTAATCTCAAAATTTTCAGAACGTGCATATATCGATACACTGTCGCCCTTGCAAACGATACAGAGTTGATTAGCAAAAATAGGCTGTCCCGGTGCGACACGTCTTTTTAGTCTTGCACCTACAACTTGAGATATCTCCTCAAATTGCTGACCGCGAAGATTGCTCTGCTCGATATATTCGATCTCAATATCACCGCGAGCGAGCAAGTCTCCGGGGCCCATGGTCGACTTTGCCACAACGATGGGATAGAGGATATCGACTCGAACCGAGAGAAAAATCTGCCATGGGTAGCTTAAATCAGGGCTGTTACAGCTAATTCTAACGGTATTGTTACGGCGGATAGCGCGGTCACTGGCTATCTCTGCTTTAATTGGCAGGTAACAATTAGGTAAATTGACTCGGGTATCTAGACTTTGCGGAGTGATATTTATCCGAGCTTTTTCAGGAGCCTCTATTTTTTGTTCTACTGCGGCTATAGCTAATCGAGATATGGTCGATATAGAAGGAATACTGGCAGGTTCAGCTGCAAGTGCTAGAGTTGGCATCACAAGTATGATGAAAAACGAGCCAATAAAAGCTTTTATAATGAATGCAGTAGCTTGATTCGCTAGAATGCGCGTATATTTGGGGATGTGTTGGACCGCAGTCATCTCTATCCTTTTGCATCGGTGGGCGTCATTAGTTTGACTGAAATTGCTTTGTTTAACTCAGATATGCCTTAGTTAAGCAAGTAGTATGCCTAAAAAGGAAAGATGTATGGAATTGATCGGTAGAGACCTGAATTCAGTATTTATTTGCGCAGTTCTTTTAATTTTAATTAGATATAAGCCTATGAGATGTAGGTACAAGGCAAAAAATTTATGTCGACTATTCTTGAATCAGTAAACAAACGGACCCAATTGGTAGGTCAGAATCGATTGGAGTTATTGTTATTTAAACTAAATGGACGTCAACGATTCGGAATTAACGTGTTTAAAGTTAAAGAGGTATTGCAGTGTCCTCCATTAACTACTCTGCCTAAGTTGAACTCAAAAGTACGCGGTATCGCCCATGTACGTGGTATGACAATTTCGGTGATTGATTTGAGTGCTGCAACAGGTGGGCGTCCAATAGAGGATGTTAGTAACTGTTTCATTATCATCTCCGAGTATAATCGCAGCGTACAAGGCTTTTTGGTGAGTTCGGTTGAGCGTATCATCAACATGAACTGGGAAGCCATTATGCCGCCGCCTCAAGGGGCTGGGAAATACTCTTATCTTACTGCGGTGACAGAGATTGATAATGAACTAGTTGAAATTTTAGACGTTGAGAAAATTCTCGATGAGATCTCGCCTGTTAATACTGAAACCAGTAAAGAACTGAATGATGCTTTAACCCTTGATACGAATCAGCACTACCATATTATGGTTATTGATGATTCTTCGGTGGCACGTAAACAGATAATTAGGGCGTTGACTTCGCTGGATCTACAAATCGATACCGCAAAAGATGGCAAAGAGGCGTTAGAAAAGCTCAGAGCCATAGCAGTGGGATGTGAAGATGTTTCAACGGAAATTCCTTTGATTATTTCAGACATTGAGATGCCAGAGATGGACGGTTATACCTTAACGGCTGAGATCCGAGATGACCCTAAGCTTAAGAATATCAAAGTGGTATTACACACTTCACTCAGTGGCGTGTTTAATCAGGCTATGGTGCAAAAAGTCGGTGCAAATGATTTTATCGCGAAATTTAATCCCGATGAGTTAGCGGCTGCGGTGAACAAGCACTTAAGTCTTTAGTAGGGGAATTTAGCGAAGTCGGAAACATCTCTTGCTTGTGTTTCCTTTGCTGCTAAGGTATAACGCTGCGTTCGTTTTTTGGCTGTATTTAACCTTGTTGGGTCGAAGCGGTTTGTTTTATTGATATTAGGATAATAGAGTGTCAAATAAGTCTCTTGCAGAGAATGAGTACAAGCAATTTAGATTATTCCTAGAGCAGCACAGCGGTATCGTGCTGGGAGAGAACAAGCTGTATTTGGTGCGAAGCCGATTAGCGCCTCTAATGGGTAAGTATAACTTGCCCTCCTTATCAGAAGTGGTAAAGCAGTCGATGAAGCCGACAGAGCGTCAGTTGCGCACTGAGGTTATCGATGCCATGACCACAAACGAAACATTATGGTTTCGAGACCGTTATCCTTTCGAGTTGTTATCGAACACTATATTACCGACATTCAGCCGTTTAGGGCGTCCGGTAAAGATCTGGTCGGCTGCTTGTTCATCAGGGCAAGAGCCATATTCTTTGGCGATGACCATCTTAGAGCACCAACAACGTAAGCCTGGGAGTTTGCCGGGTAATGCCAGTATTTTGGCAACCGATCTGTCACCATCTATGCTAGAACGTTGTAAAGGTGCTGAGTATGATAATCTCGCTTTAGGCAGAGGCTTGTCAGACGAACGTAAGCGTCAGTTTTTTGATACTTTGCCTTCGGGTAACATGGTGGTTAAAGATAACGTTAAGCGTTTGGTTAACTTCCGAGCGCATAACTTACTCGAGAGTTATACCTTACTCGGCAAGTTCGATATTATTTTTTGCCGCAATGTATTGATCTATTTCTCTCCTGAGGCAAAGCGGAAAATACTGCGGCAATTTGCTGCCGCATTAAATCCTAACGGCATTCTGTTTCTTGGCGCATCTGAGTCTATAGCTGGCTTGTCCGATGAATTTGATATGATCCGTTGTAATCCTGGGATCTATTATCAGAAGCGAGTTTAATCTCGGCCTGAACAGCACTCTGTAAAGCAAACGCGTCTCTCTAGACGCGTTTTTTGTTTCTGACTAAACCTACTTGAACTCATTCTCTCCATAAACTTCTATTTATTATATTAATTTGGCATAACTATTGCTTTATTTCAGCCATAGAGCTGAGGAGGCAATTTTATGGCGATTAGTTTTGATAAAGCGTTAGGAGTTCACCAACACACTTTGGGCGTTCGTTCCCAACGTGCAGAGATCCTATCTTCAAATATTGCTAACGCCGATACGCCTGGCTACAAGGCTCGCGATGTTGATTTTTCAAAAGCAATGAACGCGGCCCAATCTCAGCAAACAGGTTTAGCTATGGCGAAAAGTGACAGTAAGCACTTCGATATGGCGGCGTTAACTCAGCAGCATTTAGGCTATAGAGTGCCAAATCAGCCAGATACCGGTGACGGTAACACTGTCGATATTCAGCAAGAGCAGTCTGCATTTATGCAAAATGCGCTTGAATATCAGATGTCACTGGGTTTTCTAGACAGTAAGTTCTCTGGTATGAAAAAAGCGATTAGAGGCGATTAATTATGAGCTTATTTAATATTTTCAATGTTGCAGGGTCTGGAATGTCGGCTCAGTCGGTCAGACTCAATACCACTGCCAGTAACATAGCTAACGCCGATTCAGTATCGAGCAGTGTTGGAGAGACCTACCGCGCTCGTCATCCAATCTTTGAAGCCGAAATGAGTAAAGCGCAGCAGCATCAAAGCGCTGCGCAATCGGTGGCAGTTAAAGGGATTGTAGAAAGTGACTTACCCCTAAATAAAGAGTTTTCGCCAGATCACCCAATGGCGGACACCGACGGCTTTATCTATAAGCCAAATGTCAATGTGATGGAAGAGATGGCGAATATGATCTCAGCCTCTCGTTCTTATCAAATGAATGTTCAAGTCACTGAAGCCGCTAAATCTATGCTTCAGCAGACACTTAGAATAGGCAAATAAACTCAGTGAAAGCTGGAGGTAAATTTTGAGCCTTATTAATCCGCTAACCGCAACGCAGACGGCGCCGAGTCAGACTCCGCAGGCGAATGCTATTTCGCCGCAAACAGCTGCTACAGCGACCCAGAGTTCGACTGCATCGGCAACGAACACTGAACAGACATCCACAGGGAATCCATTTCTTGATGGCTTACGTCTGCCAGAAGAAAATCCTATTCCTGAACCTAATAGTCAGGAGTTGACCCAAGAGGATTTCTTTTCGCTGTTAAGCCAACAGTTGTCTATGCAAGATCCGTTTAAGCCTGTTGAAAATGATCAGATGATCCAGCAGATGGCTTCTTTTTCAACCGTAGATGGGATCAGCAAGCTCAATGAAGAGATTATTAATCTCAATGCATTAACCAGTTCGAGTCAGGCGTTACAGGCATCAGGTCTTGTTGGCCAAAAGGTGCTGATCCCGTCTGACACCGCACATATATCGGCTGAAGATCCGAGTATGAAGGGCATCATAAGTACGCCAGAGCCTATTGAATCTGTCATTGTTCGTATTGAGGACGAAAAAGGTCAGCTCATCACAACTTACAATGTGGATGGCAGTGCTGGTGGCAATATCGATGTGAGCTGGGATGGTTTAGATAAGAACGGTGAGCCTGTTGCGGAGGGGAACTATACCTTCAAAGCCAGCGGCAAGGTAGGTGGTACAAGCGAAGAGCTACCTGTATCGACTTATGCTCATGTTACTAGTGTTTCACTTGGAACCGCAGCTACGGGCGCTATTTTAAATTTACGTGGTGTCGGCGGTATTAAGATCAGCGATGTACTAGCTGTATCTGAAACCTAAACTAGAACTCATTTTGCGAGATATTTGCGCTCAATATGAGCAGCAAACGTCTTGAAATAGAATTAAACAAGGATTGAGGTGAATCATGTCATTTAACATTGCATTGAGCGGTATATCGTCTGCACAAAAAGACCTAAATACAACGGCAAACAACATCGCTAACGTTAACACCACAGGCTTTAAAGAATCTCGTGCTGAATTTGCTGATGTTTATGCGAGTTCTATATTTGCCAATAGTAAAACCACTGTGGGCGGCGGCGTGGCAACCAGTCAAGTCGCTCAGCAGTTTCATCAAGGCAGCATGCAGTTTACCAATAACTCGCTCGACATGGCGATTAATGGTGGTGGCTTCTTCGTGACTTCATCTGAAGTAGGTTCGCAAGATCACTCATTTACTCGTGCAGGTGCATTTAAGTTTGACTCAAACAACTATATCGTTGATTCTGCAGGTAACTTCTTACAGACCTTCCCGGTAGATAAAGATGGAAATTCTACATCTGTAAGTTTAACTACCACTAAGCCTGTACAAATTCCAGATACCGCAGGTAGCCCGGTTAAGACAGATCAAGTCGGTATTCAGATGAACCTCAACGCGGGTGAGTCTACATTGGATCCTGCTGCTTTCGATCCCGATGATCCTGAGACCTTTAACAACTCAACATCGGTGACCATATACGACTCTCTCGGCGAGCCACATATTCTTACCTCTTACTTCGTACGACCACCTAATGCAGCCCATATAGGTGAGAGTAACTGGGTAGCGTTTTATGCCGTGGACGGTAAGCCTGTTGATTTGGACCCAGCTGCTGGTGAGTATGATATCGATACCGATGGCGATGGCGCAGTTGATGGACAAGCAAGTGCTGAGAACGCGGCGGGTTGGAAAGGCGCTGCAGTTTCTTTCAATGACACTGGGGCGTATACAGGTAGTAATCCAGCCGTTATCACTACTGAAGCCCTTGGTGTTGGCGGCGCTAACGTATTAGGCCCAGGTGCAGACGGTAGCCAGACGCTAACGCTTGATTTCAATAATCCAACTCAGTATGCATCGCCATTTGAGGTCACGGAGTTGAATCAAAATGGTACAACAGTTGGCCGTTTGACCAACGTTGAAGTCGGCGCAGATGGTCTGATTAACGCAAGCTACAGTAACGGCTCTACGGTACCTCTAGCACGCGTTGCTTTGGTAAGCTTTGCTAACGAGCAGGGGTTGTCTCAGGCGGGTAACACCTCTTGGAAAGCCAGCTTAGATTCGGGCCCAGCACTAGCGGGTGAAGCGAACAGTGGTACCTTTGGTAGCATTCGCTCATCGGCGCTTGAGCAGTCAAACGTTGATTTGACTACCGAGTTAGTCGACTTGATCTCGGCGCAGCGTAACTTCCAGGCGAACTCAAGAACCCTAGAAGTGAATAACACGCTACAACAGACAGTGTTGCAAATTCGATAAGCGTTAAAAGCTAAGAAGGGCGGACTCCGTCCTTCTAGGTCGCTTCGCTTCTAGGACGTTCGCAGGCTCACTGCGAGGTCCTAGGAAAAGCACAATCAAATGCAAAGGCTGAGATGAACGCTTCGCTCACGGAAGACAGAACGTTCGCAGGCTTACTCTCAGAACGCTGCGCTGACGGTATAAGCGAAGAAGAATCTAGAACGCTTCGCTTCGAGGTCGCCCTTCGGGCTTCTAGGACCTAGGAAAAGCACATGCAAAGGCTGGGATGAACGCTTCGCTTACGGAAAACAGAACGCTGTGCTGACGGTGCAAGCTAAGATGATTTAAGCTGAGACGGTTAAAGCTAAGACGGTTAAAGCTAAGATCTTTCGCGAATAAGCCAGAAGCTGAGTCTTCTGGTTTTTTATTGCCTTCGTTTTAATCTTTTAAGCTTTCCGTAAGCGAAGCCACGTGCCGTAAGGCCGCTGGCCGTTCGTCTTTGCTCTTCCTAGAACCTGCTTTTCCTAGCACCTAGCGCCTTCTTTATCTTTAAGTCGCAACGCGACGCCCTCGAAGTGACGTAGTCACGTCCTAGCAGCGGAGCGCCCTTCCTTTTCTCTATCTTGGCACGATGTTTGCTATTTATTTCGTTAGACGGAAGTTTGACGGAGTATCAAGTGGACAAATTGCTCTATGTCGCGATGAGCGGCGCTAAACAAAATATGAACTCATTGGCGGTTAGTGCTAACAATTTAGCCAACGCTAATACCGATGGCTTTAAATCCTCCCTCGCTCAAGCTCGCTCAATGCAAGCATTTGGCGAAGGTTTGCCTACGCGTGTGTTCTCAATGACCGAAACTCCGTCAGCTAATTTTGCCAGTGGTCCGATAAAGACCACCGGGCGCGATTTGGATATTGCCGTAAAAGGTGATGGCTGGATTGCGGTGCAAGCCGAAAATGGCGGTGAAGCTTATACCCGCTCAGGCAGCTTGCGTTTCGATAACTCCGGTGTGCTACGTAACGACAAAGGCACGGCAGTGATGGGTGACAATGGTCCTATTGTATTGCCGCTGCCGATTGAAAAGGTCGAAATTTCTCAGGACGGTATTGTCTCAGTTCGGCCCTCTGGTGCTACAGCAGAAGTTATCGAAGAGGTGGCTCGTATTAAACTGGTCAACCCGGGTAATCAAAATTTAATGCGCGGGGAAGACGGTCTGTTCCGTTTGATGTCTGGTGAAAATGCTCCAGCCGATCCTAGCGTGGGTCTGTTAAGTGGTGCGGTTGAAGGCAGTAACGTCAATGCAGTCCATGAGATGGTATCTATGATTGACCTGCAGCGTCAGTTCGAGATGCAAGTGAAAATGATGAAAACAGCTGAAGAGAACGATCGCGCGTCCTCTTCCTTAATGCGCATAAGCTAGGAGAGATACTATGCATCCCGCTTTATGGATTAGTAAGACTGGTTTAGACGCTCAGCAAACTGATATTTCGGTAATTTCTAACAACGTGGCTAACGCCAGCACCGTAGGCTTTAAAAAGAGTCGTGCGGTTTTTGAAGACTTGCTTTATCAAAACGTTAATCAAGCAGGCGGTATTAGTGCGTCGAATACGAAACTGCCAAATGGTTTAAGTATTGGTTCGGGTACCAAAGTAGTCGCAACCCAAGAGATCTTTACTCAGGGTAACATGCTGACCACAGATAACTCGTTGGATCTATTGGTTGAAGGCCCTGGCTTTTTTGAAGTGCAACTTCCAGATGGTACCGCCGCTTATACCCGTAATGGTCAATTTAGTTTAGATGACACAGGGCAGATAGTAACTCCTGGCTCAGGCTATGTGGTGCAACCAGCAATCACAATCCCAGAAGATGCTACAAGCATTACCGTGTCTGCAGAAGGTGAAGTGTCAGTTAAAACACCGGGTAATGCAGAAAACCAGGTGGTGGGGCAGTTAGCAATATCGGATTTTATTAACCCGTCAGGACTCGATCCTATGGGGCAAAATTTGTATATGGAAACTGGCGCGAGCGGTACGCCAATCCAAGGTACCGCTTCGCTTGATGGCATGGGCGCCATTCGTCAAGGTGCACTCGAAACGTCAAATGTTAACGTGACCGAAGAGCTAGTTAACTTGATTGAAAGCCAGCGTATTTACGAGATGAACTCAAAGGTAATCTCGGCGGTTGACCAGATGTTGTCTTACGTTAACCAAAATCTTTAAGCATTTTTAAGAGGCTTTTTATATGAAGCGTTTGTGGGTTTTTATGCTGATGGCAGCCATATCAGGCTGTAACTCTACTAACGGTAAGCCGATTGCTGACGATCCTTATTACGCGCCAGTGTATCCAGAGGCGCCGCCAACAAAAATCGCAGCGACAGGCTCTATGTATCAAGATAGCCAAGCATCTAGCCTCTACTCTGACATTAAAGCACTCAAAGTCGGTGACATCATTACAGTACTGTTGATGGAGCAGACTCAGGCGAAGAAAAGTGCTAATAACGAAATTTCCAAGGGAACGGATCTATCACTTGATCCGATTTATGCTGGCGGCGGCAACGTCACCATTGGCGGTAATCCAATCGATCTTCGCTACAAAGACAGCATGAATACTAAGCGTGAATCAGATGCTGACCAAAGCAACAGCTTGTCTGGCAGTATTTCAGCTAACGTGATGCAGGTGCTAAATAACGGTAACTTGGTTATTCGAGGCGAAAAATGGATAAGCATCAACAACGGTGACGAGTTTGTTCGCATCACAGGCATTGTGCGTGCCCAAGACATTCGCCCTGATAATACGATTGACTCACAGCGAGTGGCAAATGCCCGTATTCAGTACAGTGGAACCGGTACATTTGCCGAAGTGCAAAAAGTAGGTTGGTTAGCTTCGTTCTTTATGGGTAGCTGGTGGCCATTCTAGGCCAACGTTATGGGTATGAGCCTAGGTTAAGGATTTAGGATGATGAAATTAAAATTGGTTTTGCTCTGTGCAATCTTAGCCTTGAGCGCCCCTGTGCACGCACAGCGAATTAAAGACATTGCTAACGTACAAGGCGTACGTAGTAACCAGTTAATCGGCTACGGTTTAGTGGTAGGTTTGCCGGGTACGGGTGAGAAAACCCGTTATACCGAGCAGACCTTTAAGACCATGCTGAAAAACTTCGGCATTAATCTGCCGGATAACTTCAGACCTAAGATTAAAAACATTGCGGTTGTTGCCGTGAGCGCGGAAATGCCGCCATTTATCAAACCGGGTCAAACCTTAGATGTGACGGTTTCTAGCCTAGGTGAGGCAAAAAGCCTACGTGGTGGCATGTTGTTACAGACCTTTTTAAAAGGTGTCGACGGTAATGTTTACGCGATAGCCCAAGGCAGCATGGTGGTCAGTGGTTTTAGTGCTGAAGGCATGGATGGCTCGAAGGTCGTGCAAAACACGCCAACAGTTGGGCGCATTCCAAACGGAGCCATTATTGAACGTACGGTGGCAACACCATTTTCAACTGGCGATCACTTAACCTTTAACTTACGCCGCGCCGATTTTTCTACTGCAAAGCGTTTGGCTGACTCGATTAATGATCTGTTAGGCCCAGGTATGGCAAGGCCGCTAGACGCTGCATCTGTGCAGGTCAGTGCCCCGCGAGATGTATCGCAGCGCGTGTCATTTTTGGCAACACTTGAGAATATCGAAGTTGAGCCTGCTGCAGAGTCAGCCAAAGTGATTGTTAACTCTCGAACAGGTACGATTGTCGTCGGTCAAAACGTCAAATTATTGCCAGCTGCGGTGACCCACGGTGGCTTAACAGTGACAATTGCAGAGGCGACGCAGGTTTCACAGCCTAACGCATTCGGTAATGGACAAACTGTGGTCACTACCGACAGTACAATCGATGTGGCAGAAGAAGACAGTCGCATGTTTATGTTTAACCCTGGAACCACGCTAGACGAGCTAGTTAGGGCGGTTAACTTAGTGGGTGCGGCTCCGTCAGACGTACTGGCGATACTCGAAGCGTTAAAGATGGCAGGCGCTTTGCATGGTGAATTGATAATTATCTAAATATTGTCAGTTTTATTGGAAAGGTGTCATGGAGAAGTTGTCGAACGCATCGCAATTTCTGGATCTTGGAGGCTTGGACTCATTAAGATCCAGAGCTCAAAAAGATGAAACCAGTGCATTAAAAGAAGTTGCCCAGCAATTCGAGGGGATCTTCGTGCAAATGCTGATGAAAAGCATGCGTGATGCTAATGCTGTGTTTGAGTCTGACAGCCCAATGAATAGCCAGTACACCAAGTTTTATGAGCAGATGCATGATCAGCAGATGTCGCTCAACCTTTCTGGTGAAGGCATGTTGGGCTTAGCCGATCTAATGGTGCAGCAACTTGACCCCGCTAATAGTCCGATGACTCCAGCCTCTGTGCTCCGTGGTGATATCAACGGCGGCTCTAAGGCTGCAGCATTGACCATGGATAGACCGGATATGCTGCAGATGCCGAGCTCACGTATTGCTAGCCCTGACACTATTACCGATCACGTTCCAAAAAATCAGAATAGTTTCGCTAGTAATAGCCAAGCATCAGCACCACAAGCAATTACAAGCAGTGTTCAATCACAAACATTAGATTCGGTATTGAGTGGCAAAATATTGCCGTCGGCGGCAGTCAACGCCGATAAGTCTCAGGCAAACTTTACCAGCCAAGATGAGTTCGTG
Protein-coding sequences here:
- a CDS encoding CheR family methyltransferase, which gives rise to MSNKSLAENEYKQFRLFLEQHSGIVLGENKLYLVRSRLAPLMGKYNLPSLSEVVKQSMKPTERQLRTEVIDAMTTNETLWFRDRYPFELLSNTILPTFSRLGRPVKIWSAACSSGQEPYSLAMTILEHQQRKPGSLPGNASILATDLSPSMLERCKGAEYDNLALGRGLSDERKRQFFDTLPSGNMVVKDNVKRLVNFRAHNLLESYTLLGKFDIIFCRNVLIYFSPEAKRKILRQFAAALNPNGILFLGASESIAGLSDEFDMIRCNPGIYYQKRV
- the flgE gene encoding flagellar hook protein FlgE, which gives rise to MSFNIALSGISSAQKDLNTTANNIANVNTTGFKESRAEFADVYASSIFANSKTTVGGGVATSQVAQQFHQGSMQFTNNSLDMAINGGGFFVTSSEVGSQDHSFTRAGAFKFDSNNYIVDSAGNFLQTFPVDKDGNSTSVSLTTTKPVQIPDTAGSPVKTDQVGIQMNLNAGESTLDPAAFDPDDPETFNNSTSVTIYDSLGEPHILTSYFVRPPNAAHIGESNWVAFYAVDGKPVDLDPAAGEYDIDTDGDGAVDGQASAENAAGWKGAAVSFNDTGAYTGSNPAVITTEALGVGGANVLGPGADGSQTLTLDFNNPTQYASPFEVTELNQNGTTVGRLTNVEVGADGLINASYSNGSTVPLARVALVSFANEQGLSQAGNTSWKASLDSGPALAGEANSGTFGSIRSSALEQSNVDLTTELVDLISAQRNFQANSRTLEVNNTLQQTVLQIR
- the flgD gene encoding flagellar hook assembly protein FlgD, with product MSLINPLTATQTAPSQTPQANAISPQTAATATQSSTASATNTEQTSTGNPFLDGLRLPEENPIPEPNSQELTQEDFFSLLSQQLSMQDPFKPVENDQMIQQMASFSTVDGISKLNEEIINLNALTSSSQALQASGLVGQKVLIPSDTAHISAEDPSMKGIISTPEPIESVIVRIEDEKGQLITTYNVDGSAGGNIDVSWDGLDKNGEPVAEGNYTFKASGKVGGTSEELPVSTYAHVTSVSLGTAATGAILNLRGVGGIKISDVLAVSET
- the flgF gene encoding flagellar basal-body rod protein FlgF, which translates into the protein MDKLLYVAMSGAKQNMNSLAVSANNLANANTDGFKSSLAQARSMQAFGEGLPTRVFSMTETPSANFASGPIKTTGRDLDIAVKGDGWIAVQAENGGEAYTRSGSLRFDNSGVLRNDKGTAVMGDNGPIVLPLPIEKVEISQDGIVSVRPSGATAEVIEEVARIKLVNPGNQNLMRGEDGLFRLMSGENAPADPSVGLLSGAVEGSNVNAVHEMVSMIDLQRQFEMQVKMMKTAEENDRASSSLMRIS
- the flgM gene encoding flagellar biosynthesis anti-sigma factor FlgM encodes the protein MAIDIKQVNTHANTRIGMGMNAKGAPAQTAPSAPAQSAQKTDSVSITAQAQQIQNVQTKMADMPEIDQKKVDAIKAAIAEGRYKIDPEKLATNIASFENDLKDLS
- the flgA gene encoding flagellar basal body P-ring formation chaperone FlgA gives rise to the protein MTAVQHIPKYTRILANQATAFIIKAFIGSFFIILVMPTLALAAEPASIPSISTISRLAIAAVEQKIEAPEKARINITPQSLDTRVNLPNCYLPIKAEIASDRAIRRNNTVRISCNSPDLSYPWQIFLSVRVDILYPIVVAKSTMGPGDLLARGDIEIEYIEQSNLRGQQFEEISQVVGARLKRRVAPGQPIFANQLCIVCKGDSVSIYARSENFEIKTVGEALHDGNVGDKIRIKNSHSHKKLDARVTGVGQVEVRM
- the flgH gene encoding flagellar basal body L-ring protein FlgH; its protein translation is MKRLWVFMLMAAISGCNSTNGKPIADDPYYAPVYPEAPPTKIAATGSMYQDSQASSLYSDIKALKVGDIITVLLMEQTQAKKSANNEISKGTDLSLDPIYAGGGNVTIGGNPIDLRYKDSMNTKRESDADQSNSLSGSISANVMQVLNNGNLVIRGEKWISINNGDEFVRITGIVRAQDIRPDNTIDSQRVANARIQYSGTGTFAEVQKVGWLASFFMGSWWPF
- the flgG gene encoding flagellar basal-body rod protein FlgG; this encodes MHPALWISKTGLDAQQTDISVISNNVANASTVGFKKSRAVFEDLLYQNVNQAGGISASNTKLPNGLSIGSGTKVVATQEIFTQGNMLTTDNSLDLLVEGPGFFEVQLPDGTAAYTRNGQFSLDDTGQIVTPGSGYVVQPAITIPEDATSITVSAEGEVSVKTPGNAENQVVGQLAISDFINPSGLDPMGQNLYMETGASGTPIQGTASLDGMGAIRQGALETSNVNVTEELVNLIESQRIYEMNSKVISAVDQMLSYVNQNL
- a CDS encoding flagella synthesis protein FlgN, which codes for MTNLSQLISSQHQVLTELKELISQEKQALHAQQADVLLSLASTKANLLASLKQNDEIIAQQPDLALLKTDPELSQQVANTKQLLAECQQLNAENESLIELSLASLNRFSQALQVSRNSSSLTYDGKGKTSSISTLGNNLKA
- a CDS encoding chemotaxis protein CheV translates to MSTILESVNKRTQLVGQNRLELLLFKLNGRQRFGINVFKVKEVLQCPPLTTLPKLNSKVRGIAHVRGMTISVIDLSAATGGRPIEDVSNCFIIISEYNRSVQGFLVSSVERIINMNWEAIMPPPQGAGKYSYLTAVTEIDNELVEILDVEKILDEISPVNTETSKELNDALTLDTNQHYHIMVIDDSSVARKQIIRALTSLDLQIDTAKDGKEALEKLRAIAVGCEDVSTEIPLIISDIEMPEMDGYTLTAEIRDDPKLKNIKVVLHTSLSGVFNQAMVQKVGANDFIAKFNPDELAAAVNKHLSL
- the flgB gene encoding flagellar basal body rod protein FlgB, whose protein sequence is MAISFDKALGVHQHTLGVRSQRAEILSSNIANADTPGYKARDVDFSKAMNAAQSQQTGLAMAKSDSKHFDMAALTQQHLGYRVPNQPDTGDGNTVDIQQEQSAFMQNALEYQMSLGFLDSKFSGMKKAIRGD
- a CDS encoding flagellar basal body P-ring protein FlgI, which codes for MKLKLVLLCAILALSAPVHAQRIKDIANVQGVRSNQLIGYGLVVGLPGTGEKTRYTEQTFKTMLKNFGINLPDNFRPKIKNIAVVAVSAEMPPFIKPGQTLDVTVSSLGEAKSLRGGMLLQTFLKGVDGNVYAIAQGSMVVSGFSAEGMDGSKVVQNTPTVGRIPNGAIIERTVATPFSTGDHLTFNLRRADFSTAKRLADSINDLLGPGMARPLDAASVQVSAPRDVSQRVSFLATLENIEVEPAAESAKVIVNSRTGTIVVGQNVKLLPAAVTHGGLTVTIAEATQVSQPNAFGNGQTVVTTDSTIDVAEEDSRMFMFNPGTTLDELVRAVNLVGAAPSDVLAILEALKMAGALHGELIII
- the flgC gene encoding flagellar basal body rod protein FlgC, yielding MSLFNIFNVAGSGMSAQSVRLNTTASNIANADSVSSSVGETYRARHPIFEAEMSKAQQHQSAAQSVAVKGIVESDLPLNKEFSPDHPMADTDGFIYKPNVNVMEEMANMISASRSYQMNVQVTEAAKSMLQQTLRIGK